One Microbacterium keratanolyticum DNA window includes the following coding sequences:
- a CDS encoding siderophore-interacting protein, with the protein MSSRTSPRTTRPSIELEVVATKTLSPHLVRVTFGGAGFADFEDRVETDKYVKLMFTTPPPESRPVTRTYTIRRVDHVAHTLDVDFVVHGDEGLAGPWAANAGPGATLSLLGPGGGYAPNPDAEWYLLAGDLAALPAIAAALDALPADAVGIAYIEVSSEDAILPLNAPDGVEVHWIIDPEHGVDQLADAVRGAAWKEGRVDVFVHGERESMKSLRRVLFDERGLERAQVSISGYWARGRTEDRFQAEKREPVGQIFTPA; encoded by the coding sequence ATTTCATCACGCACCTCGCCCCGCACCACCCGCCCCAGCATCGAGCTTGAGGTCGTCGCCACGAAGACGCTGAGTCCGCATCTTGTGCGCGTGACGTTCGGTGGGGCAGGGTTCGCTGATTTCGAAGATCGCGTCGAGACCGACAAGTACGTGAAGCTGATGTTCACGACGCCGCCACCGGAATCGCGCCCCGTGACGCGCACCTACACGATCCGACGCGTCGATCACGTCGCGCACACCCTCGACGTTGACTTTGTCGTCCACGGAGATGAGGGCCTGGCGGGGCCGTGGGCTGCGAACGCTGGCCCTGGCGCGACGTTGAGTCTGCTCGGTCCTGGCGGCGGCTATGCGCCGAACCCGGACGCCGAGTGGTACCTCCTCGCCGGAGATCTGGCAGCACTACCCGCGATCGCCGCAGCGTTGGACGCTCTACCGGCGGATGCAGTGGGCATCGCCTACATCGAGGTCAGCTCGGAGGACGCGATTCTTCCGCTCAACGCGCCGGATGGAGTCGAGGTGCACTGGATCATCGACCCCGAACACGGGGTCGACCAGCTCGCCGACGCAGTGCGAGGTGCTGCGTGGAAGGAGGGGCGCGTCGACGTCTTCGTCCATGGGGAGCGCGAGTCGATGAAGTCACTTCGGCGTGTGCTGTTCGATGAGCGCGGACTCGAACGCGCACAGGTGTCGATCTCGGGCTACTGGGCTCGCGGACGCACCGAAGACCGTTTCCAGGCCGAAAAGCGCGAGCCCGTCGGTCAGATCTTCACGCCCGCATAA
- a CDS encoding SIMPL domain-containing protein has protein sequence MSDVTITVRGENEVRVAPERATIQAVVRAEGPDRAAVVETALRLAEPLRASITERVEAETIAEWSSKRLSVRAERPWNNEGKRLAPVYYASVDFTATFVDASELSVWVSDVSPWEGIEIGWVNWHLTPETRARVEREVAASAVGVAVARATAYAEALGLESITPSEIADVGLISSGQPSPTAPMMMKARGAAFASADSAPVMQYEPEDITISATVEARFSAH, from the coding sequence ATGAGCGATGTCACCATCACCGTCCGAGGCGAGAACGAGGTGCGCGTCGCACCCGAACGCGCCACCATCCAGGCTGTTGTTCGCGCCGAAGGGCCCGACCGCGCAGCCGTGGTCGAGACAGCTCTGCGACTGGCAGAGCCGCTGCGTGCCAGCATCACCGAGCGAGTCGAAGCGGAAACGATCGCGGAGTGGTCGAGCAAGCGACTGTCCGTGCGCGCCGAGCGCCCCTGGAACAACGAAGGCAAGCGCCTTGCGCCGGTGTACTACGCCAGCGTGGACTTCACCGCGACGTTCGTGGACGCCTCGGAGCTGTCCGTCTGGGTCTCCGACGTCTCCCCCTGGGAGGGCATCGAGATCGGCTGGGTGAACTGGCATCTGACACCGGAGACCCGCGCACGCGTGGAGCGTGAGGTCGCGGCCTCAGCGGTCGGCGTCGCGGTCGCGCGAGCGACGGCCTATGCCGAAGCTCTCGGGCTGGAGAGCATCACCCCGTCGGAGATCGCGGATGTCGGTCTCATCTCGAGCGGGCAGCCCTCCCCCACGGCTCCGATGATGATGAAGGCACGCGGCGCCGCGTTCGCCTCGGCCGACTCCGCGCCTGTGATGCAATACGAGCCCGAGGACATCACGATCAGCGCGACCGTCGAAGCGCGATTCTCGGCGCACTGA
- a CDS encoding heavy metal translocating P-type ATPase, which yields MSTTAATPIPVSSVELEIGGMTCASCAMRIEKKLNKLDGVAATVNYATEKAKVSVPEGYDPALLIAEVEKTGYSAALPTPARQDSRRDDGKDDADPELDTLRHRLIGSIILTVPVIAVAMIPALQFTYWQWASLALAAPVIVWGAWPFHKAAWINLRHGAATMDTLISMGTSAAFLWSLYALFLGTAGTPGMTHGFEFALAPSDGAANIYLEVGAGVTMFILAGRYFEKRSKRQAGAALRALLELGAKEVAVLRDGVETKIPVEDLTVGDEFIVRPGEKIATDGVVVSGASAVDASMLTGESVPVEVSAGDAVAGATVNAGGRLVVRATRVGSDTQLAQMARMVEDAQTGKAEVQRLADRISGIFVPIVIVIAAITLGGWLGAGFPVAAAFTAAVAVLVIACPCALGLATPTALLVGTGRGAQLGILIKGPEILESTRKVDTIVLDKTGTVTSGKMTLVDVIVEQGTVREELLRIAGALEDASEHPIAQAIAKAATQELGGLPEVESFANIEGKGVQGIVEGRAALVGRESLLSDWSQHLSVEVGRAKAAAEADGKTVVAVGWDGAARGVLVVADTVKPTSAEAIAQMKALGLTPVLLTGDNSAVAQRIAAEVGIDEVIAEVLPQEKVAVVTRLQSEGKVVAMVGDGVNDAPALAQADLGLAMGTGTDVAIEASDITLVRGDLRSAVDAIRLSRRTLGTIKSNLFWAFAYNVAAIPIAALGLLNPMLAGAAMALSSVFVVGNSLRLRGFRSIAKTSA from the coding sequence ATGAGCACGACGGCAGCAACGCCGATTCCCGTCTCGAGCGTCGAGCTGGAGATCGGGGGGATGACCTGTGCATCCTGTGCAATGCGCATCGAGAAGAAGCTGAACAAGCTCGATGGCGTCGCCGCGACGGTCAATTACGCGACCGAGAAGGCGAAGGTCTCGGTTCCCGAGGGCTACGACCCGGCGCTTCTGATCGCCGAAGTCGAGAAGACAGGATACTCCGCGGCCCTGCCGACACCGGCGCGACAGGACTCCCGACGCGACGATGGCAAGGACGATGCGGACCCCGAGCTGGACACGCTCCGCCATCGCCTCATCGGGTCGATCATTCTCACCGTGCCGGTGATCGCGGTGGCGATGATCCCGGCGCTCCAGTTCACCTACTGGCAGTGGGCCTCGCTCGCACTGGCCGCTCCTGTGATCGTCTGGGGTGCGTGGCCGTTCCACAAAGCTGCCTGGATCAATCTGCGCCACGGCGCTGCAACGATGGACACGCTCATCTCGATGGGTACCTCCGCAGCATTCCTGTGGTCGTTGTACGCGCTGTTCCTGGGCACCGCGGGAACGCCCGGGATGACCCACGGCTTCGAGTTCGCACTTGCGCCCTCCGATGGCGCCGCGAACATCTACCTTGAGGTCGGGGCAGGGGTCACGATGTTCATCCTGGCCGGACGCTACTTCGAGAAGCGCTCCAAGCGTCAGGCCGGCGCCGCGCTGCGTGCGTTGCTCGAACTCGGCGCGAAAGAGGTCGCCGTCCTGCGGGACGGTGTCGAGACGAAGATCCCCGTCGAGGATCTGACAGTCGGGGATGAGTTCATCGTGCGGCCCGGCGAGAAGATCGCCACGGACGGTGTCGTGGTGTCCGGTGCGTCCGCCGTCGACGCGTCCATGCTGACCGGAGAGTCCGTACCGGTCGAAGTGAGCGCGGGCGATGCCGTCGCGGGAGCAACCGTCAATGCAGGCGGGCGGCTGGTTGTGCGGGCCACGCGCGTCGGCTCGGACACGCAGCTCGCGCAGATGGCGCGGATGGTCGAGGACGCGCAGACCGGCAAAGCCGAGGTGCAGCGCCTTGCAGACCGCATCTCCGGAATCTTCGTGCCCATCGTGATCGTGATCGCGGCGATCACTCTCGGCGGATGGCTGGGCGCCGGCTTCCCGGTCGCCGCGGCCTTCACCGCCGCCGTCGCCGTGCTTGTGATTGCCTGCCCCTGTGCTCTGGGATTGGCGACGCCGACGGCGCTCCTCGTCGGCACCGGTCGCGGAGCACAACTGGGCATCCTGATCAAGGGCCCGGAGATCCTCGAATCCACGCGGAAGGTCGACACGATTGTTCTCGACAAGACGGGGACTGTGACGAGCGGCAAGATGACGCTGGTCGACGTGATCGTCGAGCAAGGCACGGTGCGCGAGGAGCTCCTCCGCATCGCCGGAGCGCTGGAGGACGCCTCCGAGCACCCGATCGCTCAGGCGATCGCGAAAGCCGCGACGCAGGAACTGGGCGGGCTCCCCGAGGTCGAGAGCTTCGCGAACATCGAGGGCAAGGGCGTTCAGGGCATCGTCGAGGGTCGTGCCGCGCTCGTCGGTCGGGAGAGCCTGCTCTCCGATTGGTCACAGCACCTGAGTGTCGAGGTCGGACGGGCCAAGGCCGCGGCGGAAGCGGACGGTAAGACAGTCGTGGCCGTCGGCTGGGACGGCGCTGCTCGCGGGGTCCTGGTCGTCGCTGACACTGTGAAACCCACCAGCGCCGAGGCGATCGCCCAGATGAAGGCGCTGGGGCTCACGCCCGTGCTGCTCACCGGCGATAACAGCGCGGTCGCTCAGCGAATCGCCGCCGAGGTGGGCATCGATGAGGTGATCGCCGAGGTCCTGCCACAGGAAAAGGTCGCGGTCGTCACACGCCTCCAGAGCGAAGGGAAGGTCGTCGCAATGGTCGGCGATGGCGTCAATGACGCCCCTGCTCTCGCGCAGGCTGACCTCGGGTTGGCCATGGGCACGGGGACGGACGTCGCGATCGAAGCATCCGACATCACACTCGTGCGCGGCGACCTGCGCAGCGCGGTCGATGCGATCCGTCTCTCGCGCAGAACCCTCGGCACGATCAAATCGAACCTCTTCTGGGCCTTCGCCTACAACGTGGCGGCCATTCCGATTGCGGCACTGGGGCTTCTCAACCCGATGCTCGCCGGCGCGGCTATGGCGCTGTCCAGCGTGTTCGTCGTCGGCAACAGCCTTCGTCTGCGGGGCTTCCGCAGCATTGCGAAGACATCCGCCTGA
- a CDS encoding heavy-metal-associated domain-containing protein produces the protein MNAGGRLVAYAAGVAVAFAGAFGIAAAVVPATAAETWQETDMNEHAGMTTAPEVQSEALPGLSSSSRGYVLAAVQAPEVPAVDGELRFEIRNQQGVPLTDYATAHEKQLHLIVVRSDGQEFRHVHPVLDMQTGVWSAPWVWAQAGTYRVYADFTPKSAQSPGITLTTTVHVAGEFRPVASAPSSHAVVDDFEVALEGELVPGRASELTLSVTRAGEPVTTLEPYLGAFGHLVALREGDLAYLHVHADGDAAKAGESSGPEITFMAEAPTAGRYLLYLDFQVDGDVHTAAFVVDSTDVDPGDAADEESHAH, from the coding sequence ATGAACGCCGGGGGACGGCTGGTCGCGTACGCCGCAGGGGTCGCGGTCGCTTTCGCGGGTGCCTTCGGCATCGCGGCCGCCGTCGTCCCCGCCACGGCGGCAGAGACCTGGCAGGAGACAGACATGAACGAACACGCAGGTATGACCACAGCTCCGGAGGTTCAGAGTGAAGCGCTTCCGGGTCTCTCTTCCTCGTCGCGCGGATACGTGCTGGCGGCGGTGCAGGCGCCGGAGGTGCCGGCCGTCGACGGGGAGCTCCGCTTCGAGATCCGCAACCAGCAGGGAGTGCCCCTGACGGACTATGCAACCGCGCACGAGAAGCAGCTGCACCTCATCGTGGTGCGCAGCGACGGGCAGGAGTTCCGTCACGTGCATCCCGTTCTCGACATGCAGACGGGCGTCTGGTCTGCACCCTGGGTCTGGGCGCAGGCGGGTACGTATCGCGTCTACGCAGACTTCACGCCGAAGAGTGCCCAGTCGCCGGGGATCACCTTGACGACGACGGTCCACGTTGCCGGAGAGTTCCGTCCGGTGGCATCCGCGCCCTCTTCTCACGCCGTCGTCGACGACTTCGAGGTCGCGCTTGAGGGCGAGCTCGTCCCGGGGCGTGCATCCGAGCTGACGCTCTCCGTCACCCGCGCAGGTGAGCCCGTCACCACGCTTGAGCCGTACCTGGGGGCATTCGGCCACCTGGTCGCACTGCGTGAGGGTGATCTCGCGTACCTGCACGTGCACGCCGACGGCGATGCGGCGAAGGCCGGGGAGAGCTCCGGGCCGGAGATCACATTCATGGCGGAGGCGCCGACGGCAGGTCGGTACCTGCTGTATCTGGACTTCCAGGTGGACGGTGACGTGCACACCGCGGCTTTCGTGGTCGACAGCACGGACGTCGATCCCGGAGACGCAGCCGACGAAGAGTCGCACGCACACTGA
- a CDS encoding heavy-metal-associated domain-containing protein, translating to MSTTEYQVTGMTCGHCEMSVREEVEQIAGVESVDVSAKTGRLVVTAEKALDDSDVLAAVEEAGYSAVRA from the coding sequence ATGTCGACGACGGAGTACCAGGTCACCGGGATGACGTGCGGGCACTGTGAGATGTCGGTCCGCGAAGAAGTCGAGCAGATCGCCGGTGTTGAGAGCGTGGATGTCTCCGCCAAGACGGGGCGTCTTGTAGTGACCGCCGAGAAGGCGCTCGATGACAGCGACGTTCTGGCCGCGGTCGAAGAGGCCGGCTACTCGGCGGTGCGAGCCTGA
- the hflX gene encoding GTPase HflX, with translation MTHSTTHDENDDVHDGALIDGEQDNSSIDRILAAGERRAGSHIFGAAQALQEGETAGHGSSDGEQWDLADRHALRRVAGLSTELEDVTEVEYRQLRLENVVLVGVYPQGAQEDAENSLRELAALAETAGAVVLDGVLQRRPHPDPATYLGRGKAAELKDLVAAVGADTVIADTELAPSQRRALEDVVKVKVIDRTTVILDIFSQHAKSREGKAQVELAQLEYLLPRLRGWGESMSRQAGGQVGAGGAGMGSRGPGETKIELDRRRIRTRMAQLRRQLRDFAPAREAKRAERKRNTIPSVAITGYTNAGKSSLLNALTSAGVLVENALFATLDATVRRTETADSRVYTLTDTVGFVRNLPHQLVEAFRSTLEEVADADVIVHVVDGAHPDPARQLQTVRDVIGDVGARDIPEIVVFNKADLLSDDERLVLRGLVPKAHFVSSRSGEGIEELRVAITETLPKPAVEVRAVVPYDRGDLVAAVHETGMLLSSEHLAEGTAIHAHVSERLAAELAPFIISA, from the coding sequence ATGACGCATTCCACAACACACGATGAGAACGACGACGTGCACGACGGTGCTCTCATCGATGGCGAGCAGGACAACTCCTCGATCGATCGCATCCTCGCCGCAGGCGAGCGGCGTGCGGGGTCGCATATCTTCGGTGCCGCGCAGGCGCTGCAGGAGGGGGAGACGGCCGGTCACGGCTCATCCGACGGCGAGCAGTGGGATCTGGCCGATCGGCATGCCCTCCGCCGTGTCGCGGGACTTTCGACGGAGCTCGAGGATGTCACCGAGGTCGAATACCGCCAGCTGCGCCTGGAGAACGTCGTCCTCGTCGGGGTCTATCCGCAGGGCGCGCAGGAAGATGCCGAGAACTCTCTCCGTGAGCTCGCGGCGCTGGCAGAGACGGCCGGGGCCGTGGTTCTCGATGGTGTGCTTCAGCGACGTCCCCACCCGGACCCCGCAACGTATCTGGGCCGTGGCAAGGCCGCGGAGCTGAAGGATCTTGTCGCCGCTGTCGGCGCTGACACCGTCATCGCCGACACCGAGCTCGCACCGAGCCAGCGTCGTGCACTGGAGGACGTCGTGAAGGTCAAGGTCATCGACCGGACGACCGTGATCCTCGACATCTTCAGCCAGCACGCGAAGAGCCGCGAGGGCAAGGCGCAGGTGGAGCTCGCGCAGCTCGAGTACCTCTTGCCCCGTCTGCGCGGTTGGGGTGAGTCGATGAGCCGCCAAGCCGGTGGTCAGGTCGGCGCGGGTGGCGCGGGCATGGGGTCCCGTGGTCCCGGTGAGACGAAGATCGAACTCGACCGCCGCCGCATCCGCACCCGCATGGCGCAGCTGCGTCGTCAGTTGCGTGATTTCGCGCCCGCTCGCGAGGCGAAGCGCGCGGAGCGCAAGCGCAACACCATCCCCTCGGTGGCGATCACGGGGTACACGAACGCCGGGAAGTCGAGTCTGCTGAATGCGCTCACGAGCGCGGGTGTGCTGGTCGAGAACGCCCTGTTCGCGACCTTGGATGCCACGGTGCGTCGTACCGAGACCGCCGACAGCCGCGTCTACACACTGACCGACACCGTCGGCTTCGTTCGCAACCTTCCGCACCAGCTGGTCGAAGCGTTCCGTTCGACGCTGGAGGAGGTCGCCGATGCGGATGTCATCGTGCACGTTGTCGATGGCGCCCATCCCGATCCCGCGCGTCAGCTGCAGACGGTACGTGATGTGATCGGCGATGTCGGGGCACGCGACATCCCTGAGATCGTGGTCTTCAACAAGGCGGACCTGCTCAGCGACGACGAGCGACTCGTGCTGCGCGGACTGGTGCCGAAGGCGCACTTCGTGTCGTCGCGCTCGGGGGAGGGCATCGAGGAGCTGCGCGTCGCGATCACCGAGACGCTGCCGAAGCCGGCCGTGGAGGTGCGCGCGGTGGTGCCCTACGATCGCGGTGACCTGGTTGCGGCTGTGCATGAGACCGGGATGCTGCTGTCCTCTGAACACCTCGCCGAAGGGACGGCGATCCATGCGCATGTCTCCGAGCGTCTCGCCGCGGAACTTGCTCCCTTCATAATCTCCGCCTGA
- a CDS encoding class I SAM-dependent methyltransferase, which produces MGSDHYFTAAPASPENLRRIRVTLAGRELELTTAGGVFSPEHLDTGTAVLLSNTPPVPPGGHLLDLGSGWGPISLSMALTSPHATVWAVDVNERALDLVRRNADHLGLTNINAVLPDDVPDDIAFRSIRSNPPIRVGKNVLHGLLERWIPRLDERSDAWLVVQRNLGSDSLQRWLAANFDEGYSVYRAATARGFRVIKVRRHGTPPTEPIDVVPDDL; this is translated from the coding sequence ATGGGTTCCGACCACTACTTCACTGCGGCCCCCGCAAGCCCTGAGAACCTTCGTCGAATCCGGGTCACACTTGCGGGTCGCGAGCTCGAATTGACGACCGCCGGAGGCGTCTTCAGCCCCGAGCATCTTGACACCGGCACCGCCGTGCTGCTGTCGAACACTCCCCCTGTTCCGCCCGGCGGTCATCTGCTCGACCTCGGCAGCGGATGGGGTCCGATCTCTCTGTCGATGGCTCTCACGTCTCCGCACGCGACCGTGTGGGCCGTCGACGTGAACGAGCGCGCGCTCGACCTCGTCCGGCGGAACGCCGATCATCTGGGTCTCACTAATATCAACGCGGTTCTGCCCGACGATGTTCCCGACGACATCGCGTTCCGCTCGATCCGATCGAACCCGCCGATCCGGGTCGGCAAGAACGTGCTGCACGGGCTTCTCGAACGCTGGATTCCCCGCCTCGATGAGCGCAGCGATGCCTGGCTCGTCGTGCAGCGCAATCTCGGCTCCGATTCGCTGCAACGCTGGCTCGCCGCCAACTTCGACGAGGGGTACAGCGTCTATCGTGCCGCGACCGCGCGAGGCTTCCGGGTCATCAAGGTGCGCAGGCACGGGACTCCGCCGACGGAGCCCATCGACGTCGTGCCGGACGACCTCTGA
- the dapF gene encoding diaminopimelate epimerase, producing MVAFAKGHGTGNDFVIIADPEGALDITPDQVAALCDRHFGIGADGLLRVVRSAAIPEGAAALAEEPAAEWFMDYRNADGSIAEMCGNGVRVFVHYLVRSGLATIEAGATLPIGTRAGVRDVTGRDGEYQVDLGRWRLDGTEPLARATGLDVPRPGLGIDVGNPHVVVALASESELADLDLARSPELAPAPASGANVEFVVPEEPLVRDGIGRVRMRVFERGVGETLSCGTGVAAAALAVRHWAGPAAPNHWRVEVPGGTLGVRMFPAEDGEHVALSGSAQLVFHGEVELA from the coding sequence ATGGTCGCATTTGCCAAGGGTCACGGCACCGGAAACGATTTCGTCATCATCGCAGACCCTGAGGGGGCGCTCGACATCACGCCTGACCAGGTGGCAGCGCTGTGTGATCGACACTTCGGGATCGGCGCAGACGGTCTGCTGCGGGTTGTGCGATCCGCGGCGATTCCTGAGGGCGCGGCCGCTCTGGCCGAAGAGCCGGCAGCCGAGTGGTTCATGGACTACCGGAACGCAGACGGGTCGATCGCCGAGATGTGCGGTAACGGTGTGCGGGTTTTCGTGCACTACCTCGTGCGCAGCGGGCTGGCGACGATCGAGGCTGGGGCGACACTGCCGATCGGCACGAGAGCAGGCGTCCGGGATGTCACGGGGCGCGACGGCGAGTACCAGGTCGATCTGGGCCGCTGGCGTCTGGATGGCACGGAACCCCTTGCCCGGGCAACGGGACTGGATGTTCCGCGTCCCGGCCTCGGAATCGACGTCGGCAATCCGCATGTCGTCGTCGCGCTGGCATCCGAGAGCGAACTCGCCGATCTCGATCTGGCTCGCTCCCCAGAGTTGGCGCCTGCGCCCGCGAGCGGCGCGAACGTGGAGTTCGTCGTGCCCGAAGAGCCGCTCGTTCGCGACGGGATCGGTCGCGTGCGCATGCGCGTGTTCGAGCGCGGTGTCGGCGAGACCCTCAGCTGCGGCACGGGAGTCGCAGCGGCGGCGCTGGCCGTCCGGCATTGGGCGGGGCCTGCGGCGCCGAACCACTGGCGAGTCGAAGTTCCCGGCGGAACGCTCGGTGTGCGAATGTTCCCTGCAGAGGACGGCGAGCACGTCGCCCTCTCAGGGTCGGCGCAACTGGTCTTCCACGGTGAGGTCGAGCTGGCCTGA
- a CDS encoding dihydrofolate reductase family protein, whose translation MATHYYTASSLDGFIATTEHSLDWLLRQEIDMEGPMAYPEFEKRIGALALGASTFDWVMRHEGGVWGYTQPTWVFAHGSREVPQGADVRIVSGDVAPVHAEMLSAAGDKDLWIVGGGDLAGQFADAGLLDEVWVQYAPVTLGAGAPLLPRELDLELIDFARNQSFLCGRYRVLRPE comes from the coding sequence ATGGCGACCCACTACTACACGGCTTCGAGTCTTGATGGCTTCATCGCGACGACCGAGCACTCGCTTGACTGGCTTCTGCGGCAAGAGATCGATATGGAAGGGCCCATGGCCTACCCGGAGTTCGAGAAGCGCATCGGCGCGCTCGCGCTCGGGGCGTCGACCTTCGACTGGGTGATGAGGCATGAGGGCGGAGTCTGGGGCTACACCCAGCCGACGTGGGTGTTCGCTCACGGTTCCCGCGAGGTTCCTCAGGGGGCTGACGTCCGCATCGTCTCGGGCGATGTCGCCCCGGTCCACGCCGAGATGCTCAGCGCGGCCGGCGACAAGGACCTGTGGATCGTCGGGGGAGGAGATCTCGCCGGACAATTCGCGGATGCCGGACTTCTCGACGAGGTCTGGGTGCAGTACGCCCCGGTCACTCTGGGAGCCGGTGCTCCACTTCTCCCGCGCGAGCTCGATCTCGAACTGATCGACTTCGCGCGCAACCAGAGCTTCCTCTGCGGGCGCTACCGCGTCCTCCGGCCTGAATAG
- a CDS encoding GNAT family acetyltransferase: MTTHTEIRVFEAGDTDAVVALWESAGLTRPWNDPRADIRRKLAVQPELFLVAVESGRIVGSVMAGYDGHRGWLYYLATVSDRRGAGIGRMLVEAAETRLIAMGCPKVQLMVRTENEGVRGFYDSIGYEPFDIWMTGKRLIAD; the protein is encoded by the coding sequence ATGACGACGCACACGGAGATCCGGGTGTTCGAGGCCGGAGACACCGACGCGGTCGTCGCGCTCTGGGAGTCGGCAGGCCTCACACGTCCATGGAACGACCCCCGCGCAGACATCCGACGCAAGCTCGCGGTGCAACCCGAGCTCTTCCTCGTCGCGGTGGAGTCCGGGCGCATCGTGGGATCCGTCATGGCCGGATATGACGGTCATCGCGGGTGGCTCTACTATCTTGCGACCGTCTCCGATCGGCGCGGCGCAGGAATCGGACGGATGCTCGTGGAGGCTGCGGAGACACGGCTGATCGCGATGGGATGCCCGAAGGTGCAGCTGATGGTACGCACTGAGAACGAGGGCGTGCGCGGCTTCTACGACAGTATCGGCTACGAACCCTTTGACATCTGGATGACCGGAAAACGGCTCATCGCAGATTGA
- the miaA gene encoding tRNA (adenosine(37)-N6)-dimethylallyltransferase MiaA, with translation MTAPIPPVAAVREPRLWAIVGATGTGKSDLSLDLVERLSQQRIGAEIVNVDAMQFYRGMDIGTAKLPLADRRGIPHHLFDVREVTEEAAVAWYQPLARDVITDIHARGNDAILVGGSGLYVSSVIYDFRFPPRDQDRRARLEAELAERGVGPLLARLREIDSATAARIDVRNERRVIRALEVAEQGESNHGAMLPERPELWHAHTRVLGTAVERQALVERLDRRVERMWRDGLIAEVQQLREHGLEKGVTARRAIGYAQALAQILGEISESEAIAQTQALTRRYARRQVSWFKRYAEIEWLDVLNDEPAAFLDSLDSAEGAAK, from the coding sequence GTGACCGCACCGATTCCACCGGTCGCTGCCGTCCGCGAGCCGCGCCTGTGGGCCATCGTCGGCGCGACCGGAACAGGCAAGAGCGACCTTTCTCTCGATCTCGTCGAACGACTCTCGCAGCAGAGAATCGGCGCCGAGATCGTCAACGTCGATGCCATGCAGTTCTACCGCGGAATGGACATCGGCACGGCCAAGCTTCCACTCGCGGATCGCCGCGGCATACCGCATCATCTCTTCGACGTGCGCGAGGTCACGGAGGAAGCTGCGGTCGCGTGGTACCAGCCGCTCGCACGAGACGTGATCACCGACATCCACGCGCGTGGCAATGATGCGATTCTCGTCGGTGGCTCCGGCCTGTATGTGTCGAGCGTCATCTACGACTTTCGTTTCCCGCCGCGAGACCAAGACCGGCGCGCACGACTGGAGGCCGAGCTCGCCGAGCGGGGAGTCGGACCTCTGCTGGCACGTCTGCGCGAGATCGACTCCGCGACGGCTGCGCGCATCGATGTGCGCAACGAACGCCGTGTCATCCGTGCGCTCGAAGTCGCGGAGCAGGGCGAGAGCAACCACGGGGCGATGCTTCCGGAGCGGCCCGAGCTCTGGCACGCGCACACGCGCGTGCTCGGCACGGCGGTGGAGCGTCAGGCCCTGGTCGAGCGGCTCGATCGTCGCGTCGAGCGGATGTGGCGCGACGGGCTCATCGCCGAGGTGCAGCAGCTGAGGGAGCACGGGCTGGAAAAGGGCGTGACCGCACGACGCGCGATCGGATACGCGCAGGCGCTGGCACAGATTCTCGGCGAGATCAGTGAGTCGGAGGCGATCGCCCAGACGCAGGCGCTCACACGCCGATATGCGCGCCGCCAGGTGTCCTGGTTCAAGCGCTATGCCGAGATCGAATGGCTCGATGTGCTCAACGACGAACCTGCGGCCTTCCTTGATTCGCTGGATTCGGCAGAGGGGGCGGCGAAATGA